In Halobacterium noricense, the genomic stretch CCTGGCGCGTCCCCCTCGGTCTCGGACGGCGGCGCGGCCACCGACGACATCGCCTCGCCGCTCGACGACGCGGGCGACTCGCCCTCCGCGGGCGGCCCGACGCCGGACAAGTACTGCGGGAACTGCGCGCACTTCGAGTACGCCGGCAACGACGGCATGCAGCCGTACTGCGGGCTCTACGAGGAGGAGATGGCCGACATGGAAGCCTGCGAGTGGTGGGAGCGCAACGACCAGTAGTTACAGTTCTTCGAGCCGCACTTCGACGTCGTCCCAGTGACTGCCCTCCCAGAAGTACTGCCCGCAGTCCTCGCACTGCCAGACGGGCGAAGCGTCGTCGGGGACGTACTCCGGGAATTCGTTTCCTTCTCCATCGACTTCGTGGAGTTCGCCGTTGCACGCGCCGCAGCGCTCGCCCGGCGTCGGTGTCAGGTCCACGCCCGCGGCGGCGACTTCGCGGAGCTGGGCGTCGATGTCTTTGGACTCGACGAGGACGCTCTCGGGCGCTCGCTCGGCCAGTTTGCGGTCCCGCGTGACGAGCACGCAGTCCTCGCGGGCGGCGAGGTCACGAATCGCGTCGTCGTCCTCGACCCCCCGGTCCAGACAGTACGCGGCGTCGTGCCCGCACATCCGCAGAATGCGCGCGAGACTGCCGAGCATCGCGTCGAGCAGTAGTTTCACGAGTCGAGGAATTCGCGGAGGCCGTCCGCGTCCCGGGCGTTCAGCACGTCGCTGGCTTCCGCCCAGCCGCGGCGCGCGGTGTGGACGCCGTACTCGATGTAGTCGTACTCGCTGGTGGAGTGGGCGTCCGTGTTGACTGATATCGTCGCGCCCGCGTCGACGGCTGTCTGGACGACGCTTCCCCAGAGGTCGAGGCGGTGCGGGTTGCTGTTGATTTCGAGTGCGGTGCCGGCCTCCGCGGCGGCCTCCGCGAGCGCATCGGGGTCGAACTCCATCGCTGGACGGTCGTTGATGAGCCGGCCCGATGGGTGGCCGAGAATGTCGACGTGCTCGTGTTCGACGGCCGCAATCAGGCGCTCGGTCTGGTCGCCGCCGTCCTCCCCGAGGCCGCTGTGGGGGCTCGCAATCACGACGTCGAGGTCCGCGAGCACGTCGTCGCTGATGTCGACGACGTTCCCGTCGGTGTCGACGTTCGCCTCGATGCCGTGGAAGACGGTGATGTCGGCGTCCTCGCGGGCGGCCTCGATTTCGTCGACCTGCTCGTGGATGTCCGCGTCGGAGAGCCCGCTGTCCCCGAACACGCCCGGGCCCTCCGCGTGGTCGGTGATAGCGACGTAGTCGTGGCCGAACTCCGCGGCCCCCTCGACCATCTCGCGGGCCGTGAGGTCGCCGTCCGACCACTCCGTGTGCGCGTGCACGTCGCCGCGTACGTCGCCTTCCTCGATTAAGTCCGGGAGGTCGCCGGCGGCCGCAGCGTCGACCTCGCCGCGGTCCTCGCGCATCTCCGGCGGAATCAACGGCAGGCCGAGCGCGTCGTAGACGGCGTCCTCGGTTTCGCTGGCGAGCCGCTCGCCCACGCGCTGCCTTCCGTCGGCCCGCTGGTCCGACGACGTTCGCGAACCGTCGGTTCCTTCACCCGCGTCCGGGTCCTCCACGTCCGAGACGTCGAAGACGCCGTACTCGTTGACCTTCTTGTCCTGGTCGATGGCGTGGTTGCGCAGCGTGATGTTGTGGTCCTTGCTGCCCGTGAAGTACTGCAGCGCCGACCCGAACTCCTCGTCGACGACGACGCGGAGGTCGATGCGGAGCTGGTTCGACCGCACGCTCGTCTTCGTCGGCCCCAAGTCGAGGGTTTCGTCCACGCGGTCCCACCCCGTCAGCGCCTCGCCGACCGTCTCGCCGGCGTCGCTGGCGACGAGCACGTCCACGTCGCCGATAGTCTCGCGCCACCGCCGCGTCGACCCCGCAACCTCGACGCGCCCGACGGCGTCGAGGTCCGCGAGGAACGACCGCACGTCCTCGGCGATGGGGCGGCCGTTCCCCAGGAGTTCGCGCTCCTGGGCCTGCCGCGCGAACCCGATGTGGTCGAGGATGTTCTGCTCGGTCTTCGGTCCGAACCCCTCGACGTCCTGAATCTCGCCCGCCCGCGCGGCGTCTTCGAGGTCGTCCAAGGTCTGCACGCCGAGCGCGTCGTAGAGCTTCTTGACGGTCTTCGGCCCGACCCCCTCGACGGAGGTCAACTGTTCGATGTCCACCGGGAGCTTCTCGCGCTCCGCCTCTACCTCCTCGATTTCGCCGGTCTCGACGTACTCCACGACCTTCGACGCGATGGCGTCGCCGACGCCCTCAATCTTCTGGACGGCGTCGCTACCCTCCGCCGCGAGGTCCTCGACGGCTTCGGGGTAGTCCCGGATATTCGACGCCGCGCGCCGGTACGTGTTCGGCTTGTAGCCGACGTCCTGGGCCTCCAGCAGGTCGGCGTACGCTTCGAGCACGCTCGCGACCTCGTTGTTCCGGCTCATCGCTTGATGCCCTCCTCGTTGTCGTGGCCCAGCGCCTCCTTCAGGAACGAGAACCAGCGCTTCTTGTCCGCGCGCTCGCTGGCCTCGATTTCCGCCTCGATGCTCGTCGTCCCCAGCGATTCGAGCGCGTTCAGCGCCCGCTCGATGCCGATGATGGCGTTCACGAGTTCCTCGCCCTCCTCCCGCGTGATGTCCGCGTCTTCGAGGCGCTCGCGGCGCTGCAGCCGCTCCCGGCGCAGCAGCTTCTTCGCTTCCTGAATGTCCTCGCGGCGCTCGGCCGGCACCGTATCGAGTTTCTTCACCTCGAAGACGAACTCCCGTAACTCGAACTCCTCGCCCTGCACGTCGAGCGTGTCCGGAATCGACGCTCCCACCGTCGCGGCCTCCCGGTCGACGCGTTCGAGGAGCTGCTTCCGCTCGAACTCGCGCATACTCGTGTTACCGCCGGCTCCCGCAAAAGCCCCCCGGCTACTTCGACCCGAACTCGAACTATTCGGCTCTGGGTCTGCTTCCACCCGGGTATAGAAAGCCCCGAGGCTGTAGACTCGGTGCGCTCGCTGCGCGCGCTCCCTACGGTCGCGTGCTTGCTTCACGCGCCTTCGTCTACCGGGCGGTCGGCTCCGCCGACCGCCTCATGCCGTGGCGGCGAAGCCGCCACTCGAGCCTCGCCCCTTTCAGTCCCACCCACTACCGGCTGACCAACCGGCGGCGGGTGGACTGAAAGGGGCGGCGAGCTCGCGCTTGCTTGGTCGTCTCGCGACGCAAGCACCGCAGGCACGAGCGTAGCGAGTGACGAGGAGCACAGCGAGCGAACGACCGCGAATGCGTGGCCGACCGGAGGGAGGCCACGGAAATCGCGAACGGAGAGCGTAGCGACCCGTGAGCGAGCCCGCCGGGGCTTTCGAGGTGTCGTAGGCAACGAGGCCGTAGCAGACAACGAAGCCGTCACAGGCAACGAAGCCGTGTAGGTATCGAAGCCGTCGCCCGCGAAACAATCCGTACGGAGGCCCGAGACCCAAAACGATAACCACGCGCCCACCCAACCGCCGGTAATGGCGACGTGTGACCGGTGTGGCGAGCAGGAGTCGATGCCGTACCAGTGTCGGCTCTGCGGCGGCACGTTCTGTTCGAACCACAGGCTCCCGGAGAACCACGACTGTCCGGGCCTCGACGAGTGGAACGACCCCGGCGGCGTCTTCGACAGCGGGTTCGACGACAGCGTAGGCCAGTCCCAGGACAGCGGCGGGTTCGCGGCGAAAGTCCCGTTCGACACGGGACCGGGCGGCGTGCTCGGCTACTTCCGCGGGAACGTCTCGTTCGCGCTGCTCGCGGTGATGTGGCTGACGTTCGTGCTGCAGTACGCGGTCGCCCCCGCGCTGGGCGTGGAGGCGTACAGCCCGCAGTGGTTCAATATTTTCACCATCAACACGACGGAGCCGCTGGCCGTCTGGACGTGGGTGACGTCGGTGTTCGCCCACGGCGGCTTCGGCCACATCGTGTTGAACAGCATCGTGCTGTACTTCTTCGGCCCCGTGGTCGAGAAGCGCATCGGCTCCGGGAAGCTCGTGGGGCTGTTCGTGGTCGCGGGCGCGCTCGCCGGCCTCGCGCAGGTCGGCGCGGCGCTCGTGATGAACCCCTCGTGGTACGGCCAGCAACTTACACAGTTTACCGGCTCCGCGGTGCTCGGCGCGAGCGGTGCCATCGCGGCGCTGATGGGCGTGCTCACGGTGCTGAACCCGAACCTCCGCATCTACCTCTACTTCATCATCCCGATGCCGCTGTGGCTCGCGACGCTTTTGTTCGCGGGCTACTCCATCTTCGTCTCGACGGTCGGCGGCGGCATCGGTGCGGGCGGCGTGGCGCAGTTCGCGCACCTCGCCGGCCTCGGCATCGGCCTGCTGTACGGCGTGAAGCTCAAGCGCGAGGGCGAGCGGGCACCCAAGCAACTCCAGTTCGGCGGCCCCGGTGGGCCGGGCGGCCCGGGCGGCCCCGGCCGCCGGCGACCCTGACATGGAGGTCGTTCGCCCCGAGTTCCTCCCGGACCCGGACCGCTCCCACGAGGAGATGGAAGCCCTCCAGCGCGAGATAGCGGCGACGGCGTCCTTCGAGGACGACTTCGACTTCGACGTCGCGGACATCGAACTGGACGAGTCGCCGACGGACGCGCCGACGGCGGCGGGGAGCGTCGGCGAACAGGTCACGCTCACCGACAGCGACGCGCCCGTGGTCGTCGGCGTCGACCAAGCGTTCGTCGGGGACGACTACTCCGTGAGCGCCGCGGTCGCGATTCGAGACGGCCGCGTCGTCGAGCGCGCCGCGGGCCGCGCGGAACTGGAAGTGCCCTACATTCCCGGACTGTTGGCGTTCCGCGAGGGCGACGCCATCGTGGACGCGCTCGAATCGCTCTCCGTAGAGCCGGACGTGCTCGTGCTCGACGGGAGCGGCCGCATCCACTTCCGGCAGGCCGGCCTCGCGACGCACGTGGGCGTGCTCTTCGACGTTCCTGCCGTGGGCGTCGCGAAGAACCTGCTCTGCGGGACGCCCCGAGAGCCACTCGACGAACCGCTGCCGGAGGGCGCTCGCGTCGCCATCGAGGCCGACGACTCGATGGACGCACCCGAGGGGACCGTCGTCGGGTACGCCTACCAGTCCCGGCAGTACCCCAACCCCGAGAAGCGCCACGTCAACCCGCTCATCGTGAGTCCCGGCCACCGCGTCAGCGCCGAGACCACCGTGGACGTCGTAGAGGCGACCTGCACGGGGTACAAGCTCCCCGCGCCGACGCGGCTCGCGGACGCGTACGCCGACGACCTGAAGGACTGACCACGCGCGGACTACTCAACTGTTAACTGCGGGGGCAACGACCCACCGGGCATGGAGAAGGTCGCACTCGTTACGGGGTGTTCGTCGGGCATCGGCGCGGCAACCGCCCGATCGCTGCTCGCCGAGGAGTGGACGGTCGTCGCGACCGCCCGGGACACCGACGACCTCGCGGCGCTCGCCGACGAGGGCTGTGAGACTGCCGAGCTCGACGTCACGAAGCCCGCGCAGTGCCGGAACGTCGTCGACGAGGTCGTCGCGGACCACGGCCGACTGGATTGTCTCGTGAACAACGCCGGCTACGCCCAACTCGGGCCGCTGGAGGACATCCCTACCAGAGAGCTCCACCGGCAGTTCGACGTGAACGTCTACGGCCCGCACCGCCTGATTCGCGCCGCGCTCCCACACATGCGCGAGCGCGAGGACGGCACCATCGTCAACGTCTCCAGCGTCTCCGGACGCGTCGCGACGCCGGGGATGGGCGCGTACAACGGCTCGAAGTTCGCGCTCGAAGGGATGAGCGACGCGCTCCGCGCGGAGGTCGCGCCCGACGACGTCGACGTCGCCATCGTCGAACCCGGACCGGTCGAAACCTCGTTCTCGGAGCGCGTCGAAGCGGAAATCGAGGGCCTGGACCGCAGCGGCGCCTACGAGAAGATCTACTCGTTCTTCGAGGACGCCAGCGCGGTCAACGGCGTCGGCGCGGTCCCGCCCGAGAAAGTCGCGGAAGTCATCACGGAGGCCGCGGTCAGCCCCGACCCGAAGTCGCGGTACCCCGTCGGGACGCCGGGTCGCGTCGGCGTGCTCGCACGCTTCCTCCCGGACCGCTGGTTGGACGCCGGCTACCGGCTGCTCCACCGCTTCGCCTGACTACTCGTCGAGACAGGCCGCGACGACGCGCAGCGGACGCTCGCCCCGCACTTCGTCGGCGAGCAGCGGGACGCGAGCCACGTCGTAGTTTCTGAACAGTTCCTGGGCGTCCGCGAGCGCGGCTTGCTGGACGTCCCAGCGGCGCGCGCAGAACTCACAGCCCTCGTGGTTCGGCGCGACGAACGCGTCGCCGGGGACGTCCGCGGCGTCTGCCAGCGGCTCCATCACGCGGTTGACGACGACGGTCCCCACGGGAACGCCGAACTCGTCGAGGCGGTCGGTGAGCCGTTGGGCTTCCAGCACGCTCATCTCCTCGGGCACGAGCACGACGCGGAAGTCGGTTCGTGCCGGGTCCGTGAGCACGTCACGGAGCCGTTCGACGCGCTCCTCGACGGCGTCGAGGTTCCCGAAGCCGGGCTGTTCGTCCTCGCCGTCGCCCTGTCCGAACATCCCCGTGAGGTCGTCCATCATCCCGCCGAAGCGGTCGCGCAGCTGCATCATGCGGCCGACCATCGAGTCCAACACCTCCGGGAGTTCCAGCAGTCGGAGCGTGTGGCCCGTGGGCGCGGTGTCGACGACGACGCGGTCGAAGCGCTCGTCGTCCATGTATTCGAGGAGGAGTTGAACCGCGGCGGCCTCGTCTGCGCCGGGCATCATCGCGCCGTCGTCGCCAGCGCCGCCCGCGCCGCCGAGCAATTCGTCGAGACCGCCCGTGAATCCGCCGTCCTGCCCGAACATGCCGGCCTGCGAGAGCGCGTCGTCGGGGTCGATTTCGACCGCCCACAGCGGGCTGTCCTCGCGCACCTTCGCGGGCCGGCTCGGCACGTCGAACTCCAGCGTGTCCGACAGCGAGTGCGCGGGGTCCGTCGACACCACGAGCGTGGCGGTGCCGTCGTTCGCGCTCGCCAGCGCGGTCGCCGCCGCCATCGTCGTCTTCCCCACGCCACCCTTTCCGCCGTACAGCACGTACTCGGCGGTGTCGCTGACTACCCCGGGGTCGAGGGAGTCGACCGCCTCGACCTCGATTTCGTCCATACACGGAGTGGACGACCCAGCGGGGTCAATCCGTCGGTCGCGGTCCTCACGGGCAGCGTCCCGAACGTCTTGGCCGGAGCAGTTTTCCGCGCAGAGCGTGACACTAGCCCGCATGGAGGGCGTACTGAACGAGCGCACGGCGACCGTGCACAAGAAGGGGGTGGAGAACCCCTACAGCCGGACGAAGTGTGGCGCGACCAACGACGTGGGCCACGACGACATCCGGACGGTCGCCGTCGAGCGCGCGCTCGACGACTTCGACGCCTGCCGCTGCGGGCGGTGTTTCTCGGACGCGGGCGGCTACTGAGCTACCGGTCCGCGAAGTAGGCCGCGAGCCGGTCGGCCGCTTCCTCGGCGCGTGGTGTGACGAGCGCGAACCGCAGCCACTCCTCGCGCGCGGTCCCGAACTCGGAGCCGGGCATCCCCGCGACGCCGGCCTCGTCGATGAGCTCGAACGTGTTCTCCAGCGTGCCGGGGAACTCCGGGAAGCGCGCGAGCACGTAGAAACTGCCGTCGGGCTCGGTGTACTCCGCGCCCGCGTCGTCCAGCGCCGACGTGAACGTGTCCACGCGCTCTCGCAGCGTCTCCCGGGTCTGCTCGTAGTACTCCGGCTCGGTCTCGCGGAGCGCGTGCAGGACGGCGGCTTGCCCCGGGCGCGTCGTTGCCACGTTCGTCAGCATGTGCCGGGACTTCATCGGCTCGACGTGGCGCTCGGGCACGATGCAGTACCCCACCCGGAACCCCGTGATGGCCAGCGACTTCGAGAACGCGTTCACGACGATGCGGTGCTCCGACTCGAATTCCAGCGCGGAGGTGAACCGCCCGGAGAAGTCGAAGTGGTCGTACACCTCGTCGCTGACGAGGATGGCGTCGTACTCCTCGGCGACGGCGACGAGTTCGCGCATCGTCTCCTCGCTGTACACCGCACCTGTGGGGTTGTTCGGCGTCGTCGCC encodes the following:
- a CDS encoding DUF5615 family PIN-like protein, producing MKLLLDAMLGSLARILRMCGHDAAYCLDRGVEDDDAIRDLAAREDCVLVTRDRKLAERAPESVLVESKDIDAQLREVAAAGVDLTPTPGERCGACNGELHEVDGEGNEFPEYVPDDASPVWQCEDCGQYFWEGSHWDDVEVRLEEL
- a CDS encoding helix-hairpin-helix domain-containing protein translates to MSRNNEVASVLEAYADLLEAQDVGYKPNTYRRAASNIRDYPEAVEDLAAEGSDAVQKIEGVGDAIASKVVEYVETGEIEEVEAEREKLPVDIEQLTSVEGVGPKTVKKLYDALGVQTLDDLEDAARAGEIQDVEGFGPKTEQNILDHIGFARQAQERELLGNGRPIAEDVRSFLADLDAVGRVEVAGSTRRWRETIGDVDVLVASDAGETVGEALTGWDRVDETLDLGPTKTSVRSNQLRIDLRVVVDEEFGSALQYFTGSKDHNITLRNHAIDQDKKVNEYGVFDVSDVEDPDAGEGTDGSRTSSDQRADGRQRVGERLASETEDAVYDALGLPLIPPEMREDRGEVDAAAAGDLPDLIEEGDVRGDVHAHTEWSDGDLTAREMVEGAAEFGHDYVAITDHAEGPGVFGDSGLSDADIHEQVDEIEAAREDADITVFHGIEANVDTDGNVVDISDDVLADLDVVIASPHSGLGEDGGDQTERLIAAVEHEHVDILGHPSGRLINDRPAMEFDPDALAEAAAEAGTALEINSNPHRLDLWGSVVQTAVDAGATISVNTDAHSTSEYDYIEYGVHTARRGWAEASDVLNARDADGLREFLDS
- a CDS encoding DUF5788 family protein — encoded protein: MREFERKQLLERVDREAATVGASIPDTLDVQGEEFELREFVFEVKKLDTVPAERREDIQEAKKLLRRERLQRRERLEDADITREEGEELVNAIIGIERALNALESLGTTSIEAEIEASERADKKRWFSFLKEALGHDNEEGIKR
- a CDS encoding rhomboid family intramembrane serine protease — translated: MATCDRCGEQESMPYQCRLCGGTFCSNHRLPENHDCPGLDEWNDPGGVFDSGFDDSVGQSQDSGGFAAKVPFDTGPGGVLGYFRGNVSFALLAVMWLTFVLQYAVAPALGVEAYSPQWFNIFTINTTEPLAVWTWVTSVFAHGGFGHIVLNSIVLYFFGPVVEKRIGSGKLVGLFVVAGALAGLAQVGAALVMNPSWYGQQLTQFTGSAVLGASGAIAALMGVLTVLNPNLRIYLYFIIPMPLWLATLLFAGYSIFVSTVGGGIGAGGVAQFAHLAGLGIGLLYGVKLKREGERAPKQLQFGGPGGPGGPGGPGRRRP
- a CDS encoding endonuclease V, translating into MEVVRPEFLPDPDRSHEEMEALQREIAATASFEDDFDFDVADIELDESPTDAPTAAGSVGEQVTLTDSDAPVVVGVDQAFVGDDYSVSAAVAIRDGRVVERAAGRAELEVPYIPGLLAFREGDAIVDALESLSVEPDVLVLDGSGRIHFRQAGLATHVGVLFDVPAVGVAKNLLCGTPREPLDEPLPEGARVAIEADDSMDAPEGTVVGYAYQSRQYPNPEKRHVNPLIVSPGHRVSAETTVDVVEATCTGYKLPAPTRLADAYADDLKD
- a CDS encoding SDR family oxidoreductase → MEKVALVTGCSSGIGAATARSLLAEEWTVVATARDTDDLAALADEGCETAELDVTKPAQCRNVVDEVVADHGRLDCLVNNAGYAQLGPLEDIPTRELHRQFDVNVYGPHRLIRAALPHMREREDGTIVNVSSVSGRVATPGMGAYNGSKFALEGMSDALRAEVAPDDVDVAIVEPGPVETSFSERVEAEIEGLDRSGAYEKIYSFFEDASAVNGVGAVPPEKVAEVITEAAVSPDPKSRYPVGTPGRVGVLARFLPDRWLDAGYRLLHRFA
- a CDS encoding ArsA family ATPase gives rise to the protein MDEIEVEAVDSLDPGVVSDTAEYVLYGGKGGVGKTTMAAATALASANDGTATLVVSTDPAHSLSDTLEFDVPSRPAKVREDSPLWAVEIDPDDALSQAGMFGQDGGFTGGLDELLGGAGGAGDDGAMMPGADEAAAVQLLLEYMDDERFDRVVVDTAPTGHTLRLLELPEVLDSMVGRMMQLRDRFGGMMDDLTGMFGQGDGEDEQPGFGNLDAVEERVERLRDVLTDPARTDFRVVLVPEEMSVLEAQRLTDRLDEFGVPVGTVVVNRVMEPLADAADVPGDAFVAPNHEGCEFCARRWDVQQAALADAQELFRNYDVARVPLLADEVRGERPLRVVAACLDE
- a CDS encoding pyridoxal phosphate-dependent aminotransferase: MEYEEPLFFRVMEYAVKSDTDVVNMVSGNPDWGSPPALAEGLHEYADTGGRQFQYPPSEGLRELREEIAARRQVPVEQVIVTNGAGEANYLGMGRALERGAGDEVVMTDPVYPYYPGKTNMLGGEQVFVETAEDGSLDPADVRAAASEDTACIMATTPNNPTGAVYSEETMRELVAVAEEYDAILVSDEVYDHFDFSGRFTSALEFESEHRIVVNAFSKSLAITGFRVGYCIVPERHVEPMKSRHMLTNVATTRPGQAAVLHALRETEPEYYEQTRETLRERVDTFTSALDDAGAEYTEPDGSFYVLARFPEFPGTLENTFELIDEAGVAGMPGSEFGTAREEWLRFALVTPRAEEAADRLAAYFADR